GGTGATGAGGGGCGCACttgaagcagctgctgcgcccGACTCGGCGTCTTGCTTCGCTTTGTCGAACTGAAAAAGCTCTGCATTCTGCTCTTCCTTGGTCAGCAACGCGTCCCCAAACCACAGGTAGAACGTGCTGAGTTCGGGGTGGAAGTCAGCGCCGCCAAGCTCCGCCACTCTGAAGGGGGCGCAGCAAatagacagaggagaaggagaaaggcatGCGTCGTGTCTCTGATAGGGGGAGAAGTGGAATGCCGCAGAAACAGCGCACCCTGGAAAACCTTTACTGGGAAAACGCGCTCCGCAATTTGAGGTGTCCACCTCCACGGAACAGAAACGCCACAAACAACGGAACTGGAGGGAAGCCGACGTGTGTGGTACGAAAGCTCTCACGTCACGAGGCAACCGTTCCCGTTTCTCCAGGCAAAAGTTCCGTCGTATATCCCTGCCCTAGGAAGCGTTGCTCccgaaaaacacacacagaagTCCAGAGAAGCGCCACGTGACTTGTGAACTGAAGAAAATGAGGGCAAAAAACCGGCAAGGATGACAGTCACAGCCACACAAGGGCATTTCGCTGCCTCTGATCGTGGTCCCCTCGGGTGTTCTGTCGCTCAAAAGcccattctctctctccacagaagCCTACTTCCTCTCAACGGCCCGGGAGAAGTACTCCGCAGCTTTAGCCCAGTTTCTGCTGCGAAAAACGGTCTTTCCTTCGCCTAGAAGGGTGTCCGCCGGCTTTTCTGCGAATTCTGGTGGCACGCGACACATATGAATAATGTAGATGGCGTGAGATGTTGTTAGTCAGGCATGCGTTCTTTCTGCAGTGGCGGTGAGTACggtccttccttcctttcccttTAACGCTTCACGGCACAAGCACATGCGAGAAGGCAACGACTGTGTGTTTGCCCCACGGTCGAAGTGGAGAGGAACAAAGTTAATGCGCTTCCTGAAAGTTGCCGAGCaacggtttctctctccagtaAGAGGTTACACACACGCTTCTTCTAAATGACGGGAGAACACTCGCGTAAGCTATTCACTTCATGGCGCCCGAGTGCTGCCCACGACAGCCTCGAACCACCTGAATGAACATTTCCAGGACATTGGTGGGTGTAGCGACACCGCGAGATCTCACGGTGCTCGGCTGCTACGTTGCACACCTtgctcgtcgtcttcctctgcttcttcagacTCCTCTTCAACCTcattttctccgtctttctccgtcgcAGGGGGGGTTGAGTTGCTGTCAGCACCTTCAGCAGGTGCTGGAGCAGCCACGTGGCCGGCACCGACAGCTGCGCAGGAAAAGTGGTATGGGCACACgtgaaagtgaagaagagagcacaCAAAAGTGCGTCTTCACTCTTGCGTCCTAGAGCAACCGTCAAAAGCTGAAAAAAAATTCAAGGTTTACTCTGCGTTACTCGAGAAAGAACTTTTTCTGTGGCGTGGGCTCAGCTGGCTTCGACAGGAAAACgccgcacacacacacaaagacTTGCCGTTACAGTCCTCCCGCCCCCTCGAACCGTGACACCCGGGACGTAATGGACGTTCTCTATCCGCGAAAGGAGTAGACGTGGCACAGAGAGACCATTCGGTTTGCAGAGCTGCAGCCGGGATACACAAATTGCGCTCTCTAGCACAGAGGAATCTCACGACTCACTCTCGTCGGCCGCTGTTTTCGCCTGATCTTCTGCCGCTGACGGCTGAGGGGCTGTGGCAGTCATCTTAGGCATTGTTTTCAGTGGATGGTTTAGGGATGGCGAGTTTGATCGGACGGAAACAGGCGGACGGAGTTGCCAACGACGCCGATGCAACACCCGAATCAGGAAGGGAAATGGCGCTGCAAGCCCAGCGAGGCACaccaagagacagaaagagagactgtGCCTCGTGACGCTGCTCGAAGTAAAGTATTTTTCTCCGCACTGGCTTATTCACTGGACATGAAAATTCACCGAGGATAATCACATGGCCTGGTTTCGTTGTGAATGTGCATGTGCgcgcggtgcatgcagttcaagcgcggcagagacgcgctGTCTTGGGCTCTCACCAGACACGGGATGACTCTCATTCTGATTCGAATCCAGTGAAAGCCCCCAGGTAAGAGATACGGAAACGGGGAACGATCTCCGAAGAGTAGAGCGAATTTCTGGGTTAGAACTTgttgaagacgaaggcgaaccGTCACTGGCCGTTGTCGTTTGGTGTGGCGGGGTCATCCCCCTTCTCACTCCAGATGTGGTACAGGCCCTCGAACATTTACAGATGCTCTCTTCGCCATTACGACTCGGATTCCGCGCGTGAATTTCCGACGATAATGTGCCTTTGGATCACGAGTACTGTCTTTCGACCGAGCGCCAGAGACGACCGAACATCACGCACCACCATCTGTAGCGTGGATGGTGAACACCGGTCATCTTGCTCACAGGTCACACAACTGGCCTTTTTGACGCACAGCTCGTGCCTGATAGTTGCCAGTGTTGTCCAGATTAAATGAGCATTGGTAGAAGTTTCCTCAGTGAGTTCGCTGTGGCATAGGAATACGAAATCTACGCCATCATCGGCTACTTGCGCTAAGTCCACTATCCTCGTGAGACTGTGCACACTTATCGAGTGGTACTACCTTGGTCGCAGTCACAGGAAAAAGTAGCAATACATTCACGTATATGCTTATGCATGTATTTCAATTTCTTTTCGAGCCTCGCGCGGCGCAGCTGCCGCCTCACCGTGTGTTTCAATGGGCGTCACACACGACTTAGCACGACACAGCTGAAAATAGTAGATAGCAAGTCATTCTGTCATCCACTGGGTGACAATTACCCTCTCATGTATACGAGTCACTAAGCATTCAGCATCTTAGAACGCATGTATCCATATGCATCGATATGACCATAAAGCATACCATAAAGCGGTGCAAAAGTAGCTCACCAGGGTATTCCGTCACACGAGAGGACAGTGTGAATGAAAATGCGATGGTGGATCCTCTGCGAATTGTCAACGACCAGCTGCCTCTGCACAGTTGATGTGTTTGTCTGGCAGTGTAGCATATATAACGAAGGACCACGATTATGGATGACGTCACAATCAACAATCTATTCATTGGACGCCGACACCCCTGTTGAACACTGAATCCATTTTGCGCCCGAAGTGCAGCTGAAATTCGCCAGTCAACCCAGGAACAGCGTAGATACAAGTGACCGTTGGACTTAAAGGAGGGTCGTGCTACTGCGGACACCAGCATGGTTTTTACATCTGGTTTTTTCGTAGCTCTTCTGAGAGCGGAGTTGTACCGGGATAGAGTGCGGGGTAGGCGACGGACAAAAACAAAAAACGACCGTGGTCTAACAGTTGGTAGTTGTGCTTTTAAAAGCATCTCGTTTGTTGTCAACAGAAACAACGTCGACATATTTACGCCACATCGGCATACTTCGCTGTTTCCGTCCGGGTGCTGCTGCCTTTTTGCTAATTGCTGCCGTACAGCCATCCATAGCGGTTTGCCGTCTTGCTACCTTGCGAGAAGGCATCTTcctgaaagaagagaacggtCAAGCGCGCCGCAAGAAACGGTGCTTCGGCGCTTGTCTGAAACAGCTTGTTTGCGAAATGTCAGTGACCGCGCCATCCCTGGTCATGGCGGTTGTTGGACAGAAATCCACCCACGCAAACGGATGCCGACGCGCGGGAGAGGAGTCTCGGTCATGTtttgtacatacacccgacgATGCGAATCGCAACATGGCTACTTCGTAGGGCCGTTGGTTTTCCCATCCGTCGTTGGCCTGTGCTAGGGTATCTTAGGGAAGCtggtttctcttcctgtccaCAATGTTGCGCATGAAAGGCGTCATAGCAGTGGCCGCTCTCGCGGTTCTGCTTCAGGAGGTACATTGCCAACCTGCTCAGAACGTACAGCTAACCAACGGTAGGAATGACGACGGTGGTCCACTGACTTAGCTACCTCACCGCAGAGCTTGTACCCCCAGGACCCGTGGGAATTGCTCCACATCAGCAGCTGTCGCTCGAAAAACCGACATTTCCCGTGGCAATTGCTCAGCCTGCACAGCCACAGCTTCCTTCCGTGGCTCCCACGGTTACGGCACCACAGCCGTCGGTGTCAGCTGTGCCGCCTGCCACTTCTCCAGTGAGACTGCTCACGCGTTGGAATGCCCTCTTACGGATACAATCGATCAGTTCTTGCAGCTAACTGGACAGCTGCCTCAAGGAGTTGCTTTTCCAGTCACACCTCCAGTTGCTCCTACTGTGCTCTCCACTTCGTTCGTGAGTCTTGCGTTATGGTGCATCAACATCGAATACCGCATACCCCGTTTCGGTAGGTTTTGCCGCCGTGGATTCAGCGAATCGCCAACGTTGCCGCAGGAATGAcagcgtttctttcctccatAGGTAATGGACTGACGTGCTAGTTTGACGAACCGTGAGTGGATAGGGGGAATACTATTGGTGCAGGAATACAAGACCTGCCAATGGTTGAAGACTGTAGGTGGAGTCTGCCATTGGTAACGGGATACAACATGAACCAATTCGGAATTTCAGGTGGGAAGGCACCTCAAATGAGAGAAGTGATGCTGTGCGTACAAAACAGTAGGTCGCTGTCGGGCACGGCAAAGCCGCATTGTAACATTGGCATGACTCCCCAGTAATGGACGGCGCGAGGCATATTTTCAACACCGGTATGCTTCGTCGGAAACCTAGTAGAAAGCGTATGGTCACCAGTGAtacaggaagagaaatcgCTACCCTCAACGTCCGCGTTCTGTCGGGTGGCCGGTATGAATACGATTCACGCCGAGTCAGCAGCTGGGCGTTCAGAACCTCACAGGCGTGCAGACAGTGCTCTTGCGCGGCTGAAAACGCTTGTTTCGCGGCCTTATTCTAAAAAGTTGATGAAGGCTCTAGGTAATGCCCCATGGCTGTTGGTCGAGGCAAAGTGAGCTCCTGATGATACACGCATCACTCAGGCTCGCCGATGTCAGCTCTGTAAGGGGGGCTCCAAAACTAGTAAACTTGGGGGCCTTATGAGGCTGGTTCGTACTGCAGGTTTCTAATGCAACGAGAGGCGACTCCAGATAGGTCGGGAAAACCAGCTTATGTTTTGCCAGCGGGTTCTTATGgcgcacacacagacagaggtGGCTTGCCGGATCGATTTTGACTCTCGTTTCTGACCTGCCTATTGCGACGGATATTGCTGACTCCGCCACTGGTGGCTTTGGCCACGTCAATGGTATGTTTTCAGGTTTCCTCCCGACCCGTTATCTAACTGAAAAATAATATTCACTCGTGCCCAGTCGTGTTACCAAGGCCATCAAGAGTTCACCGTATTGATCGTGCGATGAAAGAACTACAACAGGGAATGGTAAACCTTAGCATGTTCTTTCTTATGACACGACATTATCAGTGTGACTCTATCAGGATCCAAGCGCCATCAGTAATGGCGGGTTAGGTGAAGGCAGCGTTGGTGATGGAGGCTTATTCCATGACGACTAAAAGGTCACCTGGTGGAAGACGTCATCAAGACAAATGGTAGAAACGGCATATGCCGTAGCGGTGTGCTTCACTCCTTTTCAAATGTAAACTTCACACTGTTTGTTTGCTGTAGTCATCATACACGGACCTTCCCTCCACTGACTGGTAAACCGGAAACTCGAcactcgcctgtctccttaCAGAAACACGGCCCTTCTTCAAGAGCGGACTCTAGAGAGGAGGTTCTTCTAGCTCAGGAAATTCCTCCAGTCTATTGCCATAGAGAAAAACCCCATGGACCGAGATCTTAAAAAGACCACATTGTTCTGCAAAAGAAAAATGTCATAAATAGAACTGAATACCCCCTGTGCTGGCTGCCTTGTGACAGCCAGCTGGTCTTCGGTTTTACCGTTTCTGCCTGGGATCGACCTTAAACGACTTCACTGTTGGGGTAATACGTAGGCGGGACGTAGTAGTAACGTTACGCGTTAAGCAGCGCAGAATGTATGCGGGCATTCAATTATCTGGAGAGAATGGGGAGCAACTACATAGAACGAAATTGTTGCCTCTCTGCGCAGATGCCTTCGCTGGCGTCGGCTCCCCTCGTGTCTCATTTGCGCCGCCGGAGAGACTGCCGACCCGCCAGACACAGATAAGTacgggaagagacacaagcaAAGGTAGACCAGTAGAGGTTTGAGTCTGACTTAGCATTTGGTTTCAAAAGACTTTTACAGACCAATTGGGGCTCTTGAGATGATTTAAGATTCCGACAACAGTAATAGCTGCGCAGTCTTGCATGTCGTTGCCTTGACACGGGCGGCGGCCACGGACGTCCCCAGTACCTTGCATGACAgtacgctgcatgcacaaggATATCGTTCCACACCTGCAGTGAATTCATCAGCCAGACAGAAAGCCTGAAAAAAAATTTATTGATTTCGTGTGTTTCACAGGAAGTGGGAAGTGCTGCCACGCTGCAAAGCGCCATACACTTGGTGGCTTCTGCGGCCCTCGCCTGGCTGCAACCTTGCGAGCGGTGGTTTACTGTTCGCAGTGTTGACCGTGTTGTTACACAAGCTTTTTTCCGGAAAAGGAATTCCGTTCCGACAGCCATGCAGTCCTTTTTGGATCTTTTTTCGGCTTCGCTTAGCGACTGGCGCGATCTCGTCCCTCGTAAGGCCGGACACGTAGGGAAGTGTTTGCATGCTTGAATCACGCTGTGAATGCCCGTCCACAAAAAGTTTCCGTCTGCACGTTTTGTCATTCGAACGCCCAGTGCATTTGCCATTCACGGTCTCATCATCACATGCGCTCTTTTGTTGCTTGGTAGGAACTGTGTGTCGAACTGGACCGTCTCTCGACTGAGTTGTTTGCCGCATGCAccgtgtctttccttctcggcgATGATGGTCCGGCGCCTTTTGCTTGGCGACAAGTTTTCCAGGCAGCCCGTAGAGGATCGTCTCCCTTACCCGTCTGCGGAGGAGGCATCTACTATCGACAGCACTGGCACCTCAGCTCCTGCCCCCCGGCGGACACCCTTATCAAGACACCCTTCCCTGGAAACGAGTCGGCGACTCCTTTTCCCGCAGTCTTTACCGGACGACGTCCAGGAGCCACTGACGCTAGCCTTCGGCGCTCTTCGGTTCTCCTCTAACGAAGGGAGTGCGTCGCggcgcggcgtctctcccctctctgctCCAGAGCAAGCTGCGCTGTCTCAGCGGTGGGCGTCTCAGCAGGGGGGCAGCCGAAGCGACGAGCCACCTTTGCTGTGTTCTCGAAGCGCTCCTGCCGAACGCTCTGCGGGTCAGCCGAGAGGGAGGACGACGCGGTCTTCCCTCACCTTCCTTGAATGTCACCGAGAGCGTCGACAAGAGCACCCGTTCAAAGAATCCTGTCTTTTTGACGGCCCGTGGCTCTCAGGCGGGGCGCATCGCCTCGGGCGGTCGGTGGAGGGAAGCGTCGCAGACAGCTGTGCAGACACCGCAGAAGCTCTCCTCGAAAGCGGAGGCAGCGACAGCGGAGGTAGCGACAGCGTGCgcgcgaaaaacgaggacaTGCCGTTCCCCACTCCCATGAAGAGACTGCGGGGTGCGCCGCCTCGGGAATCTTCCTGCAGCGTTGCCCCCCAAGCAGTCATGCAAGCAGAAAGCcggaggagaacgcgagcTCCCCGTCAGAGAGGGTCCGAGGCTGAGAACGAAGCTGGGGACTCTCCGCCTTCGACCTTGCCGGTGGCACCAGGAGCGAAGCCCCGTCGCATCGGCGGCTTCATCGGattcctcctgtctctcttcactccGCGTGCTCCCGACCCCGCTTGCGCCCTTCCTCCCCAAGCGAACGATGGTGACGCGTCCATTTCATCGCTTCGCTACgaactgtctccgtctgctgcatgcgcctccgACTCCTGCTCGCTCCCGACCTGTCCgtgctcctctctcgccgggGGCGCCTGCACGCACACATTCCCAGCCCCTAGCCCGCATGCAGGCGGCGTCTTCGTTCCCACCTCCGCTTCCCTCGAAGGCGCCCCTCCAGGCCCTCCGTTCGCGAGCGGCcgtctcgctcctcttcccCCTCCGGAATCCACGGCATGGCCGCCACGTTGCCGGCGCGGCGTCGACCCGCGCGattgcgtgcatgcgccgggCGCCTCCCAGCCGTTCGCGCTCTCTCCAGCGCTGTCTGCAGGCGTCACTGTCTACACACGGACGGCACACTTCGCCGACGCTGCTCAGCGCGTGCTGCGCCTGCTCtggagctgctgctgcgtcggcgtccttctctggctgcttctccacctctccttttcgctcTACCGGGACATTCAGCAGGGCGAGGAGCAGCGACAGCTCCGCACGGCGGCTGAGGCGGCTCACTGTCGCCAGCACCACCGCGAGAACGGATGCGACACGCTCGACCCGCTGCCGCCGTACCTCCACCAGCCCTGCAGCGAGTGGAAGACCTGCCTGATGCGCGAGCCGGGAAGCCACGGCGAAAGAACCAAAGTCATGGCGGCGGTCGTCGGAGACGTCCTCAACGCGTTCTTCCAGCGTCTCGAGTGGTGAGACTCGCGGAACACGCCGCCttcggtgtatgtacacctcgtGCAGCGTCCCAGTGGGGGCCGGCGCAGAGGTGGACACGAGAGGGAACGGATCACGCCGTAGGGGATGGAAAGTGAGAAGGGCAGGCAAGTCGTGCGATTTGATAATAAACAGTAAAATGGGGGGTGGGGTGAATGCGGGGAAGCGATCTGGCGAAACAAGGCCCTCGCAGACTACTCCGGTGACGCTGTGTCCACATAGCggccgaaggcgaaggagcaAAGCTCGGCGCCTCCAAGAAGGAACGCAACCGCTTCTGGACTCGCATTTCCTGCGTTCTCTGCACATGCCGCAATGCCTATACCTATTTATATATCTATCAATAAATCTAtgacatatacatatatatatatatagatagatataggtCTATTAGGAGAAACGGTAGTGTCAAGGTTCGCCTCGTTGAGTTGCATATCTGTGTCGGCTCTTGATGTCTTCTGCAACCCACGGGTGTGGAGGTGTACATCCAGAACGTCTAAGctgttttctcctgttcCCGTTTGCCCTTCGAGTACGAACCTCTCTGGATTTTTTTTCTTTAGTTCCCACGATTTATGTTTCCTGTGTCGCTACCTGTTGTGCACGCGTCTCCACACCGgtgtgtttttcctttctacCTCGCTTTGCTGTCTTCcacgttctctgtctcgtgcTTTCTGTCTTATTTCAGGCGAACGATCGCATGCCTagctctgctgctgctggcTGTGATTTACGCCACGAGCTGGATTTCTCAGCCCATTGCGCCGCCCCTGATTCCCCCGCGACTCCGCGAAGAGCCGCGGCCGACAGCCTCCTCCCTGGCGCCGTTCGGGGGAGAGACACCCCAGCCGCTTCCAGCGTTGCCCGAGACTCACGCCTTCGGAGTGTCTCCGTGGAAAGCACGTGAAGAGGCGCACGCaaaggtgcatgcagagagacacgggtCTCACTTGTTTGGAGACAGCTCCGCGAACGTGGAagccgagaggagacgcgccgaCACGCGACTGTGGGGCAGACGGCGGGAGTCTCCGGGCCACCACGACAAGGTGCTCTGACCTCTTAGggaagaggcggagagaatgAGGGGAGAAAGCATTTTCTACGAGCAGTCGCACTGAGATTTGAATCGTGAACGGGAAGCGACTTGCTTCCAGGTCCGCATTCAGCGTTTTCCGGTTattttctcttgtctttgGGCCCCCGTTCTCCAGGGTTCCCCTTTCTTTTGATCcagttctttttctgtttgctgTTTCACTTTTTCTTGGCCTCGCTCTTGCGCAGCGCGAGCGAGTCAGGCTTGTTTTGAGGAGACCCCAGGTGTTTTTCGCGCGCGtagaagagaggaacgacagTCCCGGAGAAGCGACTCCGCGCACGGACTTTTCAGGCAGGTGACCCCCCCGTCGGGGCCTGCCGTGTTGTCGAGGGGGCTTTAGATTCTTGTTTTCATGAGATGCGACAATGGCAAGAAAAAccgcaactgcatgcaccccgGTAGCTCTGTTTTCGCGAGCTCTCGAAGGCGAGCACGATGGGTTTAGGACCCgtgagaggcagaaagaaaagagaacagagaaacagagagagagagagaagagagggaacgtggcacaagagacgagaaacagagggaaaggAATCGGCGACTTGAGCAGCGAGTCTCCAGAATACTGAGGCAACCAGAGGGTCGAAGAGGTCGATTCGGATGCCTGTCCTTTAAAGCGCTGAAACATCCAACCAGTTCAGACGCGTGTTTTTGACTGTCTCTACCAATGTGGAAgggcctcgcctctcttcaaCTGTCACGGGGGGTGTTTGTGTGCATGTACAGCCGGATGAAAGCGACGACCTTTCTCCAATGACGACTGCGATGGGGAgtgggagagacgcgagcacggagaaaacagagagataAGATGAAGGTTCTGATTTTTAGCGCGGTATCTCTCGGGGCTCGCGTGACCAGCGTTTTTATGAAGGTCACTTCGGTTCGCTAGGGAAACAGGGGCAGCGAACATGTCTCCAAACTGCATAGACAGTTGAAGCTAAATTAAAAACGTTCAATAATATACTTCAAAACTGATGTCACATATGATCTGTTTATATCTTGACAGTATAAATTTGTATGTAAAACTTTTTTGTGTACTCGGTGCCACTGTACGGGCAGGCGCTTGAGGATCTTTGAGCGTGTGTCGTCTGCAAGCCATTGAAAAATtcgggaaagagagacatcaTTGTAGAGTGTATACACACTTGTGTGTACAGCCACATGTTGATAAGAGTTCTGTTGACAGAGAGGTTGCCACTAAGGGGGAGCGCTccgcgagaaagcgagaagatcTGAGGCAGGAAAAGTTTAGAGAGGCCGACACGAAAAGGGATAGACCTTAAGAAAAACGGCGCGGCTGTCAGCAGTGCGAGACAGAGCGTTGCAGAAGCTGGAGGCAAGAGCGAATTCaaagggaagaggagggcaagagagtgaagatggagaagcaCGCGACACCACCGCGTGGAGGCGCAGTGAGCAGAAAAGCCATCTTTAGAGCAAGTGAGCTGCACCTCCTGCTGACTTCTTCGctcctgaaaaaaagaacgaaggaaaaccgTGCGTCTCTTCTTAAGAGGCATCAAAAACCTTGTCCACCACTCACGACTCCCACTCccagtgtatgtacacccggaATATTTCCACTTCCGGATCCGCATTCACTCAACTTCCGGAGCATTTGAACGTGAGCGACCcacgaaaggaaaaacaaacgcGAGGTGGAGCGTCTtgctctgtgtcttttctctcggacgCGAGAACTGTTGCACTCCATCTGTGATCGAGGATTCAGAGACACCGTTGTGCGACCCACTGCGTCCCCGACGCTTGTCGCAATGCCACTCAGAAGCtccacagagaggcgaagagctTTGGGTAAAAggcaacgaggaagagaggcgaaagcgcGCATTCAACGGtccgttgtcttcttctgctcacCTTTTTTCGTCCGTACTTGCAGACGTTCTGCGATCGCCGAAATGGAATCCTTAGGGTACAAGACACACCCCGAAAAAACGCATTTATGTCATCACTTTTTTCCCCCATCACACACACTTCTAAAAATCCTCCAAGCGACGACGTGTACTCACACTTACGGAATACCAATGAGATGCACATAGCCACAAAcaaatctatatatatatatatatatatattgtatgtatgtgtgcatgtatatgcatatacatatgaacgtgtatatgtatgcacgcatgcatgcagacgagggaaaagagaagaagtgacCGAGTTGCGATTTCGGCCTTCCACCCCGTGGCGCGCTCTGAATCACTGCTGAGTGTTTTTCTCGTCGCAGGACAACGGGGAAATCGTCCCCTGCACagacttctctcgcgtctctctcatACGCGGCCCCCTGCCTCGGTTGGTGAgcttgtgtttgtgtgtctcgCGCGAATTCTCAGTTCGCTGTGCCCGAACACTCGACCACGGACTTCGACAAAGAATGCTGGCTTTCGTTTCGATTCGAGGAAAGACGCGTCGCACTGCCAAGGGCAGTGAACGAGGAGCCAGAAGGTCGAGCGCATGCGGTGGCGCGCGTCTTCGTTAAGCATGTACAAGCTGGCGGCTTCGCCACAAATCGTTTCTCACCCGCGAGGCCGACTCAGCGCTCCCTGCAGACTCCGCGGTGCCGGCATGTCGCTTCTGaggagaaacacaaacagccaccggaggaaagcgaagagttTCCAACGGCGTCCCCTCGAGGGCCGCCgtccagaagaaacgacatCCCTCTGTGTTCCCCAGAGACTTTCACCTCCGGATGATGCTGGCACCCACAGATATCGGTTTCCAGATGTAGACGAGCAGGCTCTCAGATCTGAGATTCTGCTCTTTCGCAAACGTCtgaaacgcgacagaagacacGAGCTTCCACGAAGCGACTAGAAAAATGGGACAGTCATGCAGGTCTGTTTTAATGTACATCTCGCTACGGACTCTGCTCGAACACCTGGGCAGCGTCA
This genomic interval from Toxoplasma gondii ME49 chromosome VIIb, whole genome shotgun sequence contains the following:
- a CDS encoding hypothetical protein (encoded by transcript TGME49_262080~Predicted trans-membrane domain (TMHMM2.0):11-34:512-535:619-642), translating into MPVHKKFPSARFVIRTPSAFAIHGLIITCALLLLGRNCVSNWTVSRLSCLPHAPCLSFSAMMVRRLLLGDKFSRQPVEDRLPYPSAEEASTIDSTGTSAPAPRRTPLSRHPSLETSRRLLFPQSLPDDVQEPLTLAFGALRFSSNEGSASRRGVSPLSAPEQAALSQRWASQQGGSRSDEPPLLCSRSAPAERSAGQPRGRTTRSSLTFLECHRERRQEHPFKESCLFDGPWLSGGAHRLGRSVEGSVADSCADTAEALLESGGSDSGGSDSVRAKNEDMPFPTPMKRLRGAPPRESSCSVAPQAVMQAESRRRTRAPRQRGSEAENEAGDSPPSTLPVAPGAKPRRIGGFIGFLLSLFTPRAPDPACALPPQANDGDASISSLRYELSPSAACASDSCSLPTCPCSSLAGGACTHTFPAPSPHAGGVFVPTSASLEGAPPGPPFASGRLAPLPPPESTAWPPRCRRGVDPRDCVHAPGASQPFALSPALSAGVTVYTRTAHFADAAQRVLRLLWSCCCVGVLLWLLLHLSFSLYRDIQQGEEQRQLRTAAEAAHCRQHHRENGCDTLDPLPPYLHQPCSEWKTCLMREPGSHGERTKVMAAVVGDVLNAFFQRLEWRTIACLALLLLAVIYATSWISQPIAPPLIPPRLREEPRPTASSLAPFGGETPQPLPALPETHAFGVSPWKAREEAHAKVHAERHGSHLFGDSSANVEAERRRADTRLWGRRRESPGHHDKVL
- a CDS encoding hypothetical protein (encoded by transcript TGME49_262090~Signal peptide predicted by SignalP 2.0 HMM (probability 1.000) with cleavage site probability 0.994 at residue 22), producing MLRMKGVIAVAALAVLLQEVHCQPAQNVQLTNGPVGIAPHQQLSLEKPTFPVAIAQPAQPQLPSVAPTVTAPQPSVSAVPPATSPLTGQLPQGVAFPVTPPVAPTVLSTSFVLPPWIQRIANVAAGMTAFLSSIGIQDLPMVEDCGKAPQMREVMLCVQNIMDGARHIFNTGREIATLNVRVLSGGRRADSALARLKTLVSRPYSKKLMKALGSPMSALFLMQREATPDRQRWLAGSILTLVSDLPIATDIADSATGGFGHVNVVLPRPSRVHRIDRAMKELQQGMDPSAISNGGLGEGSVGDGGLFHDD